A window of Syntrophorhabdaceae bacterium contains these coding sequences:
- the atpB gene encoding F0F1 ATP synthase subunit A translates to MEHEVFTWASLFPFLKHQPPHVSNGIIVSVILLVIVFLGYRQIKKTEEEVVPEPKFSFRNFVEMIVEGISNIVVESMGPRGREFVLLVGTLALFILFNNLSGLVPGFLPATDNVNTTFACSITVFVMTHYYGFKEHGVKYLKHFMGPFWWLAPLMVPIELIGHFARPLSLGLRLFGNITGDHLVTAIFFGLVPFLVPLPVMFLGLFVAFVQTFVFVLLSMAYFSGAISHEEH, encoded by the coding sequence ATGGAGCATGAAGTTTTTACGTGGGCTTCCTTATTCCCGTTCTTAAAGCATCAACCACCACATGTGTCTAACGGCATAATAGTGTCTGTAATACTACTTGTTATTGTTTTTCTGGGTTACAGACAGATCAAAAAGACAGAGGAAGAGGTAGTCCCTGAGCCTAAATTTTCTTTCAGAAATTTTGTGGAGATGATTGTTGAAGGTATATCAAATATAGTAGTTGAAAGTATGGGGCCAAGGGGTAGAGAGTTTGTCCTCCTTGTTGGGACATTAGCTTTATTTATACTGTTTAATAATTTATCAGGGCTTGTCCCAGGTTTTTTGCCTGCCACTGATAATGTGAATACCACTTTTGCCTGTTCAATCACAGTCTTTGTTATGACACACTACTATGGTTTTAAAGAACATGGAGTAAAGTATCTAAAACACTTCATGGGTCCATTCTGGTGGCTTGCTCCGCTCATGGTTCCCATTGAGCTTATAGGTCATTTTGCAAGACCGCTTTCACTGGGTCTTAGGCTTTTTGGCAATATAACAGGTGATCACCTTGTAACGGCCATATTCTTTGGTTTGGTTCCATTCCTCGTCCCACTTCCTGTTATGTTCCTTGGATTATTTGTAGCATTTGTTCAGACTTTCGTGTTTGTCCTTTTGTCTATGGCATATTTTTCAGGGGCTATATCCCATGAAGAACATTAA
- the atpE gene encoding ATP synthase F0 subunit C, with protein MKKLLTITMLLGLFVCFSFSIAMAAEEAKGLDPAVKQMVALAAGFGVAIAAFGGALGQGKGIASALDGIARNPGASGKIVTPMIIGLAMIESLVIYSLVVSLLLIFKL; from the coding sequence ATGAAAAAACTATTAACAATCACTATGCTTCTCGGCTTGTTCGTATGCTTCTCCTTCAGCATTGCCATGGCAGCAGAAGAGGCCAAGGGACTTGATCCCGCAGTAAAACAGATGGTAGCACTTGCAGCAGGTTTTGGCGTCGCCATTGCAGCCTTTGGTGGAGCTCTTGGGCAGGGCAAGGGCATTGCATCAGCGCTTGATGGTATTGCCAGGAATCCCGGTGCATCAGGGAAGATTGTTACTCCTATGATCATAGGTCTGGCAATGATCGAATCACTTGTTATATATTCTCTCGTTGTTTCATTGCTGTTAATCTTTAAACTCTAA
- the ybgF gene encoding tol-pal system protein YbgF: MKKNLLIFLAGIIISACYASTDELVIVSRNLSNLENELRSYKEQNSKKMESMQKDNESIKKQIADLSLSVNNSDDRIKGMTGKLEALEFQLKTYYQETKSELNALKKPGEPKTEIAPKPEDTNYEIKFKEAFDLFQKKMYQDAIKKFSEFIASYAGTPLVPNAYYWLGECYMGIKDYEMAILNFNEIIKKYPKNEKASRALLSQADAFMYLNEKENAIIALKKVKELYPKSEEAIIADRKLKRY, encoded by the coding sequence ATGAAGAAGAATCTTTTGATCTTTTTAGCAGGCATTATAATTTCAGCATGTTACGCATCAACGGATGAGCTTGTCATTGTAAGCAGAAATCTGTCGAATCTGGAGAATGAACTGAGATCATATAAGGAACAGAACAGTAAAAAAATGGAGAGCATGCAAAAAGATAATGAGTCTATAAAAAAACAGATTGCAGACCTATCCCTTTCTGTTAATAACAGTGATGATAGGATAAAGGGTATGACCGGTAAATTAGAGGCGCTGGAATTTCAATTAAAGACCTATTATCAAGAGACAAAAAGTGAATTAAATGCCTTAAAGAAGCCAGGGGAGCCAAAGACAGAAATAGCTCCAAAGCCCGAAGATACTAACTATGAAATAAAATTTAAGGAGGCCTTTGACCTTTTTCAAAAGAAGATGTATCAGGATGCAATCAAAAAGTTTTCAGAATTTATAGCATCATACGCAGGGACACCCCTTGTCCCTAATGCCTATTACTGGCTCGGCGAATGCTATATGGGCATTAAAGATTATGAGATGGCTATTCTCAATTTTAATGAAATAATCAAGAAATATCCAAAGAATGAGAAGGCATCAAGGGCGCTATTATCCCAGGCAGATGCCTTTATGTATCTCAATGAAAAAGAAAATGCTATAATAGCCCTTAAGAAGGTCAAAGAACTTTATCCAAAATCAGAAGAGGCTATTATAGCAGATAGAAAGCTTAAACGCTATTAG